The Actinomadura sp. WMMB 499 genome includes a window with the following:
- a CDS encoding LLM class flavin-dependent oxidoreductase, which yields MSGDRISFGAAAIPEPEPRWLAAAERLPIASVWQGGHVLPPSATGEAITRLALMTAWTERVRVGAAVLQLPLYHPVIAAKQLADLDARSGGRLAVGVGVGGEFPAEFEALGVPLAERGPRTDEAMQVLRTLWKGGPVRHHGRFFRFGDAELRPVRPPDERTGMRPGGPPLLVSGRKRPAMRRAARLGDGWLPYLLSPDGYARSVAAVRDEAAAAGRDLTGFEWMLYLYCSVRRDGDRARDDVASFLGGAYGGKPGAMLDRIAPAGTPDEVAARFQQYVDAGVRHFVIAPAAHADTLDVVRLAAEEVLPRLTVPAPTAAGTPR from the coding sequence GTGTCGGGCGATCGGATCAGCTTCGGGGCGGCGGCGATACCGGAACCGGAACCGAGATGGCTGGCGGCGGCCGAGCGGCTGCCGATCGCGTCGGTCTGGCAGGGCGGCCACGTCCTCCCGCCGAGCGCGACCGGGGAGGCGATCACCCGGCTGGCGCTGATGACCGCGTGGACCGAGCGGGTGCGGGTCGGCGCCGCCGTCCTGCAGCTCCCGCTCTACCACCCGGTGATCGCCGCCAAGCAGCTCGCCGACCTGGACGCTCGGTCCGGCGGCCGGCTCGCGGTCGGGGTCGGCGTCGGCGGCGAGTTCCCCGCGGAGTTCGAGGCGCTCGGCGTCCCGCTCGCGGAGCGCGGCCCCCGGACCGACGAGGCGATGCAGGTCCTCCGGACGCTCTGGAAGGGCGGGCCGGTCCGGCACCACGGCAGGTTCTTCCGGTTCGGCGACGCCGAGCTGCGGCCCGTGCGGCCGCCGGACGAGCGCACCGGGATGCGGCCGGGCGGCCCGCCGCTGCTGGTGTCCGGCCGCAAGCGCCCGGCCATGCGCCGCGCGGCCCGTCTCGGCGACGGCTGGCTGCCGTACCTGCTGTCGCCCGACGGGTACGCCCGCTCGGTCGCCGCCGTCCGGGACGAGGCCGCGGCGGCGGGACGCGACCTGACCGGATTCGAGTGGATGCTCTACCTCTACTGCTCCGTCCGCCGGGACGGCGACCGCGCCCGCGACGACGTCGCGTCGTTCCTCGGCGGCGCCTACGGCGGCAAGCCCGGCGCGATGCTCGACCGCATCGCGCCCGCCGGGACACCGGACGAGGTCGCGGCCCGGTTCCAGCAGTACGTGGACGCAGGCGTCCGGCACTTCGTCATCGCCCCGGCCGCGCACGCCGACACCCTCGACGTCGTCCGGCTGGCCGCCGAGGAGGTCCTGCCCCGGCTGACCGTTCCGGCCCCCACCGCCGCCGGGACGCCGCGGTGA
- a CDS encoding Zn-ribbon domain-containing OB-fold protein, whose product MDATTGIPPAVTEETEAFWAAAAEGRLLVERCASCGAESFPPRGMCRSCRSRDTGFAEVTGRGRVYSFTVNHQRWLPDLPVPYAVVLVEFPGRPGVRVAGRIRGCAPGDVTIGMAVEVGFEPGPGGFAIPSFVATGEGKA is encoded by the coding sequence ATGGACGCGACGACCGGAATCCCGCCCGCCGTGACCGAGGAGACCGAGGCGTTCTGGGCGGCGGCCGCGGAGGGCCGCCTGCTGGTCGAGCGCTGCGCGTCCTGCGGCGCGGAGTCGTTCCCCCCGCGGGGCATGTGCCGGTCCTGCCGGTCGCGGGACACCGGGTTCGCCGAGGTCACCGGCCGCGGCCGGGTGTACAGCTTCACCGTCAACCACCAGCGCTGGCTGCCGGACCTCCCGGTGCCCTACGCCGTCGTCCTCGTCGAGTTCCCCGGCCGTCCCGGCGTGCGGGTGGCCGGGCGGATCCGGGGCTGCGCGCCCGGGGACGTGACGATCGGCATGGCGGTCGAGGTCGGGTTCGAGCCGGGACCGGGCGGTTTCGCCATCCCCAGCTTCGTCGCGACCGGCGAGGGGAAGGCGTGA